One window from the genome of Nomascus leucogenys isolate Asia chromosome 12, Asia_NLE_v1, whole genome shotgun sequence encodes:
- the GPSM2 gene encoding G-protein-signaling modulator 2 isoform X2, whose translation MEENLISMREDHSFHVRYRMEASCLELALEGERLCKSGDCRAGVSFFEAAVQVGTEDLKTLSAIYSQLGNAYFYLHDYAKALEYHHHDLTLARTIGDQLGEAKASGNLGNTLKVLGNFDEAIVCCQRHLDISRELNDKVGEARALYNLGNVYHAKGKSFGCPGPQDVGEFPEEVRDALQAAVDFYEENLSLVTALGDRAAQGRAFGNLGNTHYLLGNFRDAVIAHEQRLLIAKEFGDKAAERRAYSNLGNAYIFLGEFETASEYYKKTLLLARQLKDRAVEAQSCYSLGNTYTLLQDYEKAIDYHLKHLAIAQELNDRIGEGRACWSLGNAYTALGNHDQAMHFAEKHLEISREVGDKSGELTARLNLSDLQMVLGLSYSTNNSIMSENTEIDSSLNGVCPKLGRRHSMENMELMKLTPEKNWNSEILAKQKPLIAKPSAKLLFVNRLKGKKYKTNSSTKVLQDASNSVDHRLPNSQRKISADTIGDEGFFDLLSRFQSNRMDDQRCCLQEKNCHTASTTTSSTPPKMMLKTPSVPVVSPNTDEFLDLLASSQSRRLDDQRASFSNLPGLRLTQNSQSVLSHLMTNDNKEADEDFFDILVKCQGSRLDDQRCAPPPATTKGPTVPDEDFFSLILRSQAKRMDEQRVLLQRDQNRDTDFGLKDFLQSNALLEFKNSGKKSADH comes from the exons ATGGAGGAAAATTTGATAAGCATGAGGGAAGACCATTCTTTTCATGTTCGTTACAG AATGGAAGCTTCTTGCCTAGAGCTGGCCTTGGAAGGGGAACGTCTATGTAAATCAGGAGACTGCCGCGCTGGCGTGTCATTCTTTGAAGCTGCAGTTCAAGTTGGAACTGAAGACCTAAAAACACTTAGTGCTATTTACAGCCAGTTGGGCAATGCTTATTTCTATTTGCATGATTATGCCAAAGCATTAGAATATCACCATCATGATTTAACTCTTGCAAG gacTATTGGAGACCAGCTGGGGGAAGCGAAAGCTAGTGGTAATCTGGGAAACACCTTAAAAGTTCTTGGGAATTTTGATGAAGCCATAGTTTGTTGTCAGCGACACCTAGATATTTCCAGAGAGCTTAATGACAAG GTAGGAGAAGCAAGAGCACTTTACAATCTTGGGAATGTGTATcatgccaaagggaaaagtttTGGTTGCCCTGGTCCCCAGGATGTAGGAGAATTTCCAGAAGAAGTGAGAGATGCTCTGCAGGCAGCCGTGGATTTTTATGA GGAAAACCTATCATTAGTGACTGCTTTGGGTGACCGAGCGGCACAAGGACGTGCCTTTGGAAATCTTGGAAACACACATTACCTCCTTGGCAACTTCAGGGATGCAGTTATAGCTCATGAGCAG cGTCTCCTTATTGCAAAAGAATTTGGAGATAAAGCAGCTGAAAGAAGAGCATATAGCAACCTtggaaatgcatatatatttcttgGTGAATTTGAAACTGCCTCGGAATACTACAA GAAGACACTACTGTTGGCTCGACAACTTAAAGACCGAGCTGTAGAAGCACAGTCTTGTTACAGTCTTGGAAATACATATACTTTACTTCAAGACTATGAAAAGGCCATTGATTATCATCTGAAGCACTTAGCAATTGCTCAAGAGCTGAATGACAG AATTGGTGAAGGAAGAGCATGTTGGAGCTTAGGAAATGCATACACAGCACTAGGAAATCATGATCAAGCAATGCATTTTGCTGAAAAGCACTTGGAAATTTCAAGAGAG GTTGGGGATAAAAGTGGTGAACTAACAGCACGACTGAATCTCTCAGACCTTCAAATGGTTCTTGGTCTGAGCTACAGCACAAATAACTCCATAATGTCTGAAAATACTGAAATTGACAGCAGTTTGAATG gtgTATGCCCCAAGTTGGGACGCCGGCACAGTATGGAAAATATGGAACTTATGAAGTTAACACCAGAAAAG AACTGGAACAGTGAAATTCTTGCTAAGCAAAAACCTCTTATTGCCAAACCTTCTGCAAAGCTACTCTTTGTCAACAGactgaaggggaaaaaatacaaaacgaATTCCTCCACTAAAGTTCTCCAAGATGCCAGTAATTCTGTTGACCACCGACTTCCAAATTCTCAGAGG aaaatcagtGCAGATACTATTGGAGACGAAGGGTTCTTTGACTTATTAAGCCGATTTCAAAGCAATAGGATGGATGATCAGAGATGTTGCTTACAAGAGAAGAACTGCCATACAGCTTCAACAACAACTTCTTCCACTCCCCCCAAAATGATGCTAAAAA CACCATCTGTTCCTGTGGTATCCCCCAACACGGATGAATTTTTAGATCTTCTTGCCAGCTCACAGAGTCGCCGTCTGGATGACCAGAGGGCTAGTTTCAGTAATTTGCCAGGGCTTCGTCTAACACAAAACAGCCAGTCGGTACTTAGCCACCTGATGACTAATGACAACAAAGAGGCTGATGAAGATTTCTTTGACATCCTTGTAAAATGTCAA GGATCCAGATTAGATGATCAAAGATGTGCTCCACCACCTGCTACCACAAAGGGTCCGACAGTACCAGATGAAGACtttttcagccttattttacggTCCCAGGCAAAGAGAATGGATGAACAGAGAGTTCTTTTACAAAGAGATCAAAACAGAGACACTGACTTTGGGCTAAAAGACTTTTTGCAAAGTAATGCTTTGTTGGAGTTTAAAAATTCAGGGAAAAAATCAGCAGACCATTAG
- the GPSM2 gene encoding G-protein-signaling modulator 2 isoform X1: MEENLISMREDHSFHVRYRMEASCLELALEGERLCKSGDCRAGVSFFEAAVQVGTEDLKTLSAIYSQLGNAYFYLHDYAKALEYHHHDLTLARTIGDQLGEAKASGNLGNTLKVLGNFDEAIVCCQRHLDISRELNDKVGEARALYNLGNVYHAKGKSFGCPGPQDVGEFPEEVRDALQAAVDFYEENLSLVTALGDRAAQGRAFGNLGNTHYLLGNFRDAVIAHEQRLLIAKEFGDKAAERRAYSNLGNAYIFLGEFETASEYYKKTLLLARQLKDRAVEAQSCYSLGNTYTLLQDYEKAIDYHLKHLAIAQELNDRIGEGRACWSLGNAYTALGNHDQAMHFAEKHLEISREVGDKSGELTARLNLSDLQMVLGLSYSTNNSIMSENTEIDSSLNGVCPKLGRRHSMENMELMKLTPEKVQNWNSEILAKQKPLIAKPSAKLLFVNRLKGKKYKTNSSTKVLQDASNSVDHRLPNSQRKISADTIGDEGFFDLLSRFQSNRMDDQRCCLQEKNCHTASTTTSSTPPKMMLKTPSVPVVSPNTDEFLDLLASSQSRRLDDQRASFSNLPGLRLTQNSQSVLSHLMTNDNKEADEDFFDILVKCQGSRLDDQRCAPPPATTKGPTVPDEDFFSLILRSQAKRMDEQRVLLQRDQNRDTDFGLKDFLQSNALLEFKNSGKKSADH, from the exons ATGGAGGAAAATTTGATAAGCATGAGGGAAGACCATTCTTTTCATGTTCGTTACAG AATGGAAGCTTCTTGCCTAGAGCTGGCCTTGGAAGGGGAACGTCTATGTAAATCAGGAGACTGCCGCGCTGGCGTGTCATTCTTTGAAGCTGCAGTTCAAGTTGGAACTGAAGACCTAAAAACACTTAGTGCTATTTACAGCCAGTTGGGCAATGCTTATTTCTATTTGCATGATTATGCCAAAGCATTAGAATATCACCATCATGATTTAACTCTTGCAAG gacTATTGGAGACCAGCTGGGGGAAGCGAAAGCTAGTGGTAATCTGGGAAACACCTTAAAAGTTCTTGGGAATTTTGATGAAGCCATAGTTTGTTGTCAGCGACACCTAGATATTTCCAGAGAGCTTAATGACAAG GTAGGAGAAGCAAGAGCACTTTACAATCTTGGGAATGTGTATcatgccaaagggaaaagtttTGGTTGCCCTGGTCCCCAGGATGTAGGAGAATTTCCAGAAGAAGTGAGAGATGCTCTGCAGGCAGCCGTGGATTTTTATGA GGAAAACCTATCATTAGTGACTGCTTTGGGTGACCGAGCGGCACAAGGACGTGCCTTTGGAAATCTTGGAAACACACATTACCTCCTTGGCAACTTCAGGGATGCAGTTATAGCTCATGAGCAG cGTCTCCTTATTGCAAAAGAATTTGGAGATAAAGCAGCTGAAAGAAGAGCATATAGCAACCTtggaaatgcatatatatttcttgGTGAATTTGAAACTGCCTCGGAATACTACAA GAAGACACTACTGTTGGCTCGACAACTTAAAGACCGAGCTGTAGAAGCACAGTCTTGTTACAGTCTTGGAAATACATATACTTTACTTCAAGACTATGAAAAGGCCATTGATTATCATCTGAAGCACTTAGCAATTGCTCAAGAGCTGAATGACAG AATTGGTGAAGGAAGAGCATGTTGGAGCTTAGGAAATGCATACACAGCACTAGGAAATCATGATCAAGCAATGCATTTTGCTGAAAAGCACTTGGAAATTTCAAGAGAG GTTGGGGATAAAAGTGGTGAACTAACAGCACGACTGAATCTCTCAGACCTTCAAATGGTTCTTGGTCTGAGCTACAGCACAAATAACTCCATAATGTCTGAAAATACTGAAATTGACAGCAGTTTGAATG gtgTATGCCCCAAGTTGGGACGCCGGCACAGTATGGAAAATATGGAACTTATGAAGTTAACACCAGAAAAG GTACAGAACTGGAACAGTGAAATTCTTGCTAAGCAAAAACCTCTTATTGCCAAACCTTCTGCAAAGCTACTCTTTGTCAACAGactgaaggggaaaaaatacaaaacgaATTCCTCCACTAAAGTTCTCCAAGATGCCAGTAATTCTGTTGACCACCGACTTCCAAATTCTCAGAGG aaaatcagtGCAGATACTATTGGAGACGAAGGGTTCTTTGACTTATTAAGCCGATTTCAAAGCAATAGGATGGATGATCAGAGATGTTGCTTACAAGAGAAGAACTGCCATACAGCTTCAACAACAACTTCTTCCACTCCCCCCAAAATGATGCTAAAAA CACCATCTGTTCCTGTGGTATCCCCCAACACGGATGAATTTTTAGATCTTCTTGCCAGCTCACAGAGTCGCCGTCTGGATGACCAGAGGGCTAGTTTCAGTAATTTGCCAGGGCTTCGTCTAACACAAAACAGCCAGTCGGTACTTAGCCACCTGATGACTAATGACAACAAAGAGGCTGATGAAGATTTCTTTGACATCCTTGTAAAATGTCAA GGATCCAGATTAGATGATCAAAGATGTGCTCCACCACCTGCTACCACAAAGGGTCCGACAGTACCAGATGAAGACtttttcagccttattttacggTCCCAGGCAAAGAGAATGGATGAACAGAGAGTTCTTTTACAAAGAGATCAAAACAGAGACACTGACTTTGGGCTAAAAGACTTTTTGCAAAGTAATGCTTTGTTGGAGTTTAAAAATTCAGGGAAAAAATCAGCAGACCATTAG
- the GPSM2 gene encoding G-protein-signaling modulator 2 isoform X3 codes for MEASCLELALEGERLCKSGDCRAGVSFFEAAVQVGTEDLKTLSAIYSQLGNAYFYLHDYAKALEYHHHDLTLARTIGDQLGEAKASGNLGNTLKVLGNFDEAIVCCQRHLDISRELNDKVGEARALYNLGNVYHAKGKSFGCPGPQDVGEFPEEVRDALQAAVDFYEENLSLVTALGDRAAQGRAFGNLGNTHYLLGNFRDAVIAHEQRLLIAKEFGDKAAERRAYSNLGNAYIFLGEFETASEYYKKTLLLARQLKDRAVEAQSCYSLGNTYTLLQDYEKAIDYHLKHLAIAQELNDRIGEGRACWSLGNAYTALGNHDQAMHFAEKHLEISREVGDKSGELTARLNLSDLQMVLGLSYSTNNSIMSENTEIDSSLNGVCPKLGRRHSMENMELMKLTPEKVQNWNSEILAKQKPLIAKPSAKLLFVNRLKGKKYKTNSSTKVLQDASNSVDHRLPNSQRKISADTIGDEGFFDLLSRFQSNRMDDQRCCLQEKNCHTASTTTSSTPPKMMLKTPSVPVVSPNTDEFLDLLASSQSRRLDDQRASFSNLPGLRLTQNSQSVLSHLMTNDNKEADEDFFDILVKCQGSRLDDQRCAPPPATTKGPTVPDEDFFSLILRSQAKRMDEQRVLLQRDQNRDTDFGLKDFLQSNALLEFKNSGKKSADH; via the exons ATGGAAGCTTCTTGCCTAGAGCTGGCCTTGGAAGGGGAACGTCTATGTAAATCAGGAGACTGCCGCGCTGGCGTGTCATTCTTTGAAGCTGCAGTTCAAGTTGGAACTGAAGACCTAAAAACACTTAGTGCTATTTACAGCCAGTTGGGCAATGCTTATTTCTATTTGCATGATTATGCCAAAGCATTAGAATATCACCATCATGATTTAACTCTTGCAAG gacTATTGGAGACCAGCTGGGGGAAGCGAAAGCTAGTGGTAATCTGGGAAACACCTTAAAAGTTCTTGGGAATTTTGATGAAGCCATAGTTTGTTGTCAGCGACACCTAGATATTTCCAGAGAGCTTAATGACAAG GTAGGAGAAGCAAGAGCACTTTACAATCTTGGGAATGTGTATcatgccaaagggaaaagtttTGGTTGCCCTGGTCCCCAGGATGTAGGAGAATTTCCAGAAGAAGTGAGAGATGCTCTGCAGGCAGCCGTGGATTTTTATGA GGAAAACCTATCATTAGTGACTGCTTTGGGTGACCGAGCGGCACAAGGACGTGCCTTTGGAAATCTTGGAAACACACATTACCTCCTTGGCAACTTCAGGGATGCAGTTATAGCTCATGAGCAG cGTCTCCTTATTGCAAAAGAATTTGGAGATAAAGCAGCTGAAAGAAGAGCATATAGCAACCTtggaaatgcatatatatttcttgGTGAATTTGAAACTGCCTCGGAATACTACAA GAAGACACTACTGTTGGCTCGACAACTTAAAGACCGAGCTGTAGAAGCACAGTCTTGTTACAGTCTTGGAAATACATATACTTTACTTCAAGACTATGAAAAGGCCATTGATTATCATCTGAAGCACTTAGCAATTGCTCAAGAGCTGAATGACAG AATTGGTGAAGGAAGAGCATGTTGGAGCTTAGGAAATGCATACACAGCACTAGGAAATCATGATCAAGCAATGCATTTTGCTGAAAAGCACTTGGAAATTTCAAGAGAG GTTGGGGATAAAAGTGGTGAACTAACAGCACGACTGAATCTCTCAGACCTTCAAATGGTTCTTGGTCTGAGCTACAGCACAAATAACTCCATAATGTCTGAAAATACTGAAATTGACAGCAGTTTGAATG gtgTATGCCCCAAGTTGGGACGCCGGCACAGTATGGAAAATATGGAACTTATGAAGTTAACACCAGAAAAG GTACAGAACTGGAACAGTGAAATTCTTGCTAAGCAAAAACCTCTTATTGCCAAACCTTCTGCAAAGCTACTCTTTGTCAACAGactgaaggggaaaaaatacaaaacgaATTCCTCCACTAAAGTTCTCCAAGATGCCAGTAATTCTGTTGACCACCGACTTCCAAATTCTCAGAGG aaaatcagtGCAGATACTATTGGAGACGAAGGGTTCTTTGACTTATTAAGCCGATTTCAAAGCAATAGGATGGATGATCAGAGATGTTGCTTACAAGAGAAGAACTGCCATACAGCTTCAACAACAACTTCTTCCACTCCCCCCAAAATGATGCTAAAAA CACCATCTGTTCCTGTGGTATCCCCCAACACGGATGAATTTTTAGATCTTCTTGCCAGCTCACAGAGTCGCCGTCTGGATGACCAGAGGGCTAGTTTCAGTAATTTGCCAGGGCTTCGTCTAACACAAAACAGCCAGTCGGTACTTAGCCACCTGATGACTAATGACAACAAAGAGGCTGATGAAGATTTCTTTGACATCCTTGTAAAATGTCAA GGATCCAGATTAGATGATCAAAGATGTGCTCCACCACCTGCTACCACAAAGGGTCCGACAGTACCAGATGAAGACtttttcagccttattttacggTCCCAGGCAAAGAGAATGGATGAACAGAGAGTTCTTTTACAAAGAGATCAAAACAGAGACACTGACTTTGGGCTAAAAGACTTTTTGCAAAGTAATGCTTTGTTGGAGTTTAAAAATTCAGGGAAAAAATCAGCAGACCATTAG